Below is a window of Nerophis lumbriciformis linkage group LG20, RoL_Nlum_v2.1, whole genome shotgun sequence DNA.
cctgaaataatcattaaacttgtttaATGTGTTggcacacattattttacagtacctcaaattcaaactgcaatTTGATGTACTTTTATTAAATATACAACTCAACAATCGGGGCACCGTTTGCCCTTTTCCAAGCTCTGGTAAAAAATACTGACGTGTTCAAGTAATTAAAGAATATAAATAATGCATTGTTTGAAAATATTGTTTAGTAAATATAAAGTAAAAATAACAATCTACAGTGTTCAGTATAACACTGATACTTTGTTTGTGAtgacaagaagaaaaaaaggaaaaaagttgtactttttacccCCACAAAATGTACATATAATAAGCAAAACTGTGGTTCTAAAAGCAGGTACGGACCGAAGCGTGGGTGACctgtaccgttacacctctagtaaacacaattatagatatgaacaaaatgacagttgtcagctgtgagcatatattacctccatcaaacatggcggaaatgtctgttacaagatactgtgCTAGTAAATAGTAGGGATGCAACTGTACTCGCTATTATCCTGCACGGGACAATAcgctttttatgtaaaaaaaaaaaattatattaatcgAGGTATGTGGACTTGTATAAAGCCTCAGGGAGTTGAACGCCCCTGCCTTACATAGTTCCGGGTCACCCTTGGGCAAGGTGTAGCACCCGAATGCCCCCCCAATCAGGGTTACGATACCCCccatgaacatacttgccaaccttgagacctctgaattcgggagagcgggggggggtgtatatatttttaaatatttcttatatatatatatatatatatatatatatatatatatatatatatatatatatatatatatatatatatatatatatatatatatccgttcattcatagtgttcaatggagaaatctgatctacaaaatgtgcaggcagcataccccttccccttccagctgtcctggatgaactgaaataatttttgccaatcattttggaactcgcaagcgtacttcttcttcttactcgtcgtcgccatgtctcttcttcgttcgtctgcttcgtctctgttacgtttttggacattactacttgccgtagttttgaagcaatgcatgatgggaatcgggatgttgtgtgtcagtgtattaacgtgccggctggaataaacacacgctgagaaatagctccgtgcctgcctactttatgggttatagataaacctatggataacagatatatataatagtctccttttcaggtgagagaggacgctaaaggcagtgcctttaaggcacgcccccaatattgttgtccgggtgggaatcgggagaaattcgggagaatggttgtcccgggagattttcaggaggggcactgaaattcgggagtctccctggaaaatcgggagggttggcaagtatgcccatgaAAGAAACAAAGAGAAGATGCGTTACCTGGCCCGGAGGCAGCCCGGGGCCCTCCTCCGGAGGCAGGGccgagactcggagtagagccgctgctccttcccttggaaaggagccagcttaggtggttcgggcatctcatgcggatgcctcacgagcgtctccatAGTgatgtcctcgttgcacgtcccactgggaggagaccccgcggcaggccaaggaccagatggggggattacatctcctctctggcctgggaacgcttcgggattccccaggagaaaGTTGCTAATGCTGctcaggagagggaagtctgggggtctctgctggagctgttgtccccgcgacccgattccggatgagcggttgaagatggatggatggatggatcatacatacttgccaaccttgagacctccgaattcgtgagattggtgtgtatgtgtgtgtgtgtgtgtgtgtgtggggtgggtTAAGGGGgaaatatttatagctagaattcactgaaattaaagtatttcttatatatatatatatatatatatatatatatatatatatatatatatatatatatatatatatatgtatatatatgtatatatgtatattaatcgagatcggatgGTATGCAAAAAATAATCGCCATCATTTGTTTTGCCATATTGCTCAGCCCTATTCTATCAGCAGTTCAGTTTCAGCATTTGGGCAGTTTCTACAGAAATGAGTTATGTTCATactttggatttttttgtttagcacttagcaatagtgctaattGCTTGATCTTatcaaaatctcgttgttcatgtatgacctaagtgttattatgacaatgacaataaaggaattgattgaatctgcttatcactcagcttctaaaacttgtagctcatcctctttattttcaggctcaaaaatataagggtctggatcataatttgtctcAAAGTATTCTTTGATGGCACTCATGAAGTCTGCCTTTATTAGTAATAGTTGTTGGTGTTGTTGAAGAaaatagcgaacgttgtgatgcgtctgtgaaaataatgcgccgccgtttgcttaaaatgataaaaaatgatgaaaatgtgtaaatattacatgttattatgaatgtgcctgttattacattacatatatacttacagcgtgcatATAAAAAGTTGTTGGAAGCTTTTGgatatttttatggcaaaatagAGTGCATCCCCTTTACctgtattgttagctgacttttgctagagtttatttacgagttagaatcagtgatgggcagtagtgCACAACAAGTAGCGAcgctatgtagcttaactacagttCCCAGGAGCGTGTTTTTTGAACCCGTAGtgattcctgtagcttagctatttttcgaCCCATGTAGTGACGTAGCGTCCATCAaacgctacaaagagagaaaatagaCTGCTAATCAAgggctggaaaaaaacaaaaaatattgcgataatatttttattttattgttactaAGATTGCTATTTTACGTGttatttatttgttactaatgtaTATCTGGTTGTTCTTTTAGAGTATATTTAAAATTTAGTTttggtggtactgtttttacgtTTTCAAATGAATACATAATGGTGTTATTTATCGTGATTCCAAAATCactcaaaataattgtgattattatgtttttccataattgtccagccctagacgAGGTATTGGCAAGGACTTTATGATAAACTATTTATCACGGTACTTGAGTCACGATACAATAGTCTATTGTAATATTGTGACATGGTGTTTTACTGCCATTTTTACAAAAtcactgaaaaaaaaacaaaaaactacttaaaataaacatatataagttaaCTAGATGCCAGTAATAATTTATTGGACAAACTGTGTCAAAAACAAAGACAATAAAATGATCATTGCAATTGTACAGAAAGTGGATCAAATTTATTGCATTTAATATCTAAAAAAGTCCTCTACTTCTTAACTACAGACTTCTTTGAGATAGAtattatcttttttagttttggtAAGTATTTCAATATTGACTTTTTCCCCACTGTTAGTTTGTAGTATCCCAATGTCTATCGAAGCAGATGTTTTCTACTTTCTGTGATTCTAGCTGAACTTTTCTGAGTCCAAGCcaagtcatgtaaacattgatccatcattctggcaaggctctaaatcatgggtgtcaaactctggtgtgtattttgtagcgttccggaagagttagtgctgcaaagggttctgggtatttgttctgttgtgtttatgttgtgttacggtgcggatgttctcccgaaatgtgtttgtcattcttgtttggtgtgggttcacagtatggcgtatatttgtaacagtgttaaagttgtttatacggccaccctcagtgtgacctgtgtggctgttgatcaagtatgccttgcattcacatgtgtgtgcgCACAGAAGCTGCACATATCCCTGTGACTGTGCTGGctcgttgttagaatggatgaaaagcggatgtgacgacagctcgtagaggacgttaaaggcagtgcctttaagcacgccctcaagactgtggtccgggtggaatacgagggaattggttgccccgggagatttttgggcgGGGCAattcccgggaaattcgggagggttggcaagaatgctctATTGCCATGTGCGCACGGTTTGCTGAAAAACTCAGTGTACTCGGCCCTGAGTTAAGCCGGCAATTTGGCGACTTTGATTGTCAGAAATGTAGATTTGAACTGCTTAGTAATCCCTTCGCAGTTGATGTGGAAAAAGCACCAATTAACCTCCAAATGGAGCTGGTTGAACTCCAGTGTGATGACACGCTGAAGTCAAAGTATGATGCTGTTGGCGCCGCACAGTTTCCACAATTCATCCCTGACACAATGCCTCAGCTCCGCACCCAAGCTGCTCAATTGCTCTCCATGTTCGGCAGCACTTATCTATGTGAGCGACTTTTCTCCTCAATGAAGATGACGAAAACGTCTCACAGGATACgtctgactgatgaacaccttcattcgataatgaaggttgcctcagctcaaagcctgagccccgacattaatgaactagcatccaagaaaagatggcaggtatatggctttggcacatcagattagatcagtgtgttgcaaactgagcagtttgaagtcctgaatggttggtttatttattgttatttattttcaaatttattagcctgtggaaaaagttaatgttaatatttacctcagaaggctgcaaatagaaaagaggcattcaatttttatttaaattgtatttggtatgccattgatatttttttattattattattattattatttgaaactcgattttgcatgatataagccttgcttgttcaatattcaatgcaaaatttgtttgggtccctattaaaaggttaatttgttcaaccttggcccgcaactttgttcagttttatattttggcccactctgtatttgagtttgacacccctgctctaaatgaatggccatgaaacactacacacacatacagtacatagaagaaaaagtgtgtttttgttgtttgtgtcttgcagacgtccagcagctgatcggtaatccagaagatGTTTCCCCCCAAtcaggggggagctccactttgaagcaggagactccacaaccaccctgcattaaaaaggaagaggaggaactctgcatcactcaggagggagagtgtcttctaggacgagaggaagctgattacaccaagtttccactgagtattctctctgtgaagactgaagatgatgaagagaaaccacaagtagacaacctcttagctccactatcagatagtgaggctgaagacgaggttgaagaacctttgagcagcgataaagactgtgaaggtgatatgaggactcacactgacaacaaacactctgaatgctctacaaaggagagaggtaaaaaatgtttgagctgctcagtttgtgctgaaagttttactaaaaagagccatttgactcaacacatgagaacacatatgggcaaaaaaacatttaaatgttcagtttgtggcaaaagcttttctcgaaatacCACTTTGACTCAacatatgagaacacacacaggtgaaaaaacatttaagtgttcagtttgtggcacaaGATTTTCTGTTAAGAGAATTTTgattgaacacatgagaacacacacaggtgaaaaaccatttaagtgttcagtttgtggcacaagattttctgttaagaggaatttgactcaacacatgaaaacacacacaggtgaaaaaacatttagttgttcagtttgtggcaaaagcttttctgttaagagaCATTTgattgaacacatgagaacacacacaggtgaaaaaccatataagtgttcagtttgtggcaaaagcttttctgttaagagcATATTGACCCGACACATtacaacacacacag
It encodes the following:
- the LOC133619286 gene encoding uncharacterized protein isoform X3; this translates as MDDYCYAKMATSAKREDERESAPPTENNLKSEDEDVQQLIGNPEDVSPQSGGSSTLKQETPQPPCIKKEEEELCITQEGECLLGREEADYTKFPLSILSVKTEDDEEKPQVDNLLAPLSDSEAEDEVEEPLSSDKDCEGDMRTHTDNKHSECSTKERGKKCLSCSVCAESFTKKSHLTQHMRTHMGKKTFKCSVCGKSFSRNTTLTQHMRTHTGEKTFKCSVCGTRFSVKRILIEHMRTHTGEKPFKCSVCGTRFSVKRNLTQHMKTHTGEKTFSCSVCGKSFSVKRHLIEHMRTHTGEKPYKCSVCGKSFSVKSILTRHITTHTGEITCNCSVCGKIFSRNCRLTRHMRTHTGEKPFSCSVCGKSFSQNNHVTQHMRTHTGEKPFSCSVCGKRFPHNAAAVNHMRTHKGK